From a region of the Leptotrichia sp. OH3620_COT-345 genome:
- a CDS encoding metalloregulator ArsR/SmtB family transcription factor: MEKKLPVCENTIIHKEIIENVKTKIPEEEVLYDLGDFFKLLGDSTRIKILSALFHSEMCVCDIASLFEMTQSAISHQLRVLKQGRLVKYRKSGKVVYYSLDDEHIKKIVEQGLTHILEKG, from the coding sequence ATGGAAAAAAAGTTACCTGTATGTGAAAATACTATAATTCACAAAGAAATTATAGAAAATGTAAAGACAAAAATACCTGAAGAAGAAGTTTTATACGATCTCGGAGATTTTTTTAAATTACTTGGAGACAGCACAAGAATAAAAATATTAAGTGCACTTTTTCATTCGGAAATGTGTGTATGTGATATAGCATCTTTATTTGAAATGACTCAGTCCGCCATATCACATCAATTGAGGGTACTTAAGCAGGGAAGGCTTGTAAAATATAGAAAAAGCGGGAAAGTAGTATATTATTCATTAGATGATGAGCATATAAAGAAAATAGTGGAGCAGGGGTTAACTCATATTCTTGAAAAAGGATAA
- a CDS encoding YigZ family protein — protein sequence MKTVLKETIIEFEEKKSKFIGYIKPVATVDEAEKFIKSIREMHSNATHNVPLYRVMENGQEYFKYNDDGEPSNTAGKPMAEILNILDIYNVAIVATRYFGGVKLGAGGLIRNYAKTAKLVINEAGIIEYKEKSVFIIDYDYEYTSEIESFLNSNENKFGIEIVEKNYSNRVTLKIKADSSVEGKLNEMNKVIVIKL from the coding sequence TTGAAAACAGTCTTAAAAGAAACAATTATTGAATTTGAAGAAAAAAAATCAAAATTTATAGGTTATATAAAGCCTGTAGCTACTGTAGATGAAGCTGAGAAATTTATAAAATCTATAAGAGAAATGCATTCTAATGCTACTCATAATGTCCCCCTTTACAGAGTTATGGAAAATGGGCAGGAATATTTTAAGTATAATGATGACGGTGAGCCTTCAAATACAGCAGGAAAGCCTATGGCAGAAATACTTAATATTCTAGATATATATAATGTGGCGATAGTGGCAACAAGATATTTTGGAGGAGTAAAACTTGGTGCAGGAGGACTTATAAGAAATTATGCCAAGACTGCAAAACTTGTCATAAACGAAGCGGGAATAATTGAATATAAGGAAAAATCAGTATTTATAATAGATTATGATTATGAATATACTTCTGAAATAGAAAGTTTTTTAAATTCAAATGAAAATAAGTTTGGAATAGAAATTGTTGAAAAAAATTATTCAAATAGAGTAACCTTGAAAATAAAGGCAGACAGTAGTGTAGAAGGAAAACTGAACGAAATGAATAAAGTGATTGTAATAAAATTATAA
- the tsaE gene encoding tRNA (adenosine(37)-N6)-threonylcarbamoyltransferase complex ATPase subunit type 1 TsaE, producing the protein MKSEILTFEEINKLAKKTAEILQNGGCLGLIGDLGVGKTTFTKKICSCYGIKENIKSPTFTYVMEYISENIKIYHFDVYRIMNPEEIYEIGFEDYIGEENAVVIVEWADNILDEMPEDTLYIEIEHNNEMTRKVSVYKLKNGEKYYVDFFNNNSN; encoded by the coding sequence ATGAAGTCGGAAATATTGACATTTGAGGAAATAAATAAACTGGCGAAAAAAACGGCGGAAATATTACAAAATGGGGGCTGTTTAGGATTAATAGGAGATTTGGGAGTAGGGAAAACGACTTTTACGAAAAAAATATGCAGCTGTTATGGAATAAAAGAGAATATAAAAAGTCCCACATTTACATATGTTATGGAATATATTTCAGAAAATATAAAAATATATCATTTTGATGTGTATAGAATTATGAATCCTGAAGAAATATATGAAATAGGTTTTGAAGATTATATAGGGGAAGAAAATGCCGTTGTAATTGTGGAATGGGCTGACAATATTTTAGATGAAATGCCGGAAGATACTTTGTACATTGAAATAGAGCATAATAATGAAATGACTAGAAAAGTATCAGTTTATAAATTAAAAAATGGAGAAAAATATTATGTTGATTTTTTCAATAACAACAGCAACTAA
- the pta gene encoding phosphate acetyltransferase yields MADLVTSLKERAKKLGKTIILPETEDERVLRAAEKVIAEKIAKVALVGNEEKLKEEARKLGVSLEGAIIYDPQNCATIDDMAEMLRKRREKKGMTFETAKATLLSDPRFFAAMLVHQGRVDGMVAGSSSPTAQVLRAAILVIGPKEGLKTVSSSFVMITKTPEFGDNGVFIYADGGVIPNPTALQLADIAVSSAEKAKLTAGIKEPKVAFLSFSTKGSADGESVTKVREAISILKERNVDFEFDGELQLDAAIVPEVAKSKAPDSKVAGHANVLIFPDLNSGNIGYKLTQRLAGAKALGPLIQGLASPVHDLSRGCSVDDIVEVVAITAVESE; encoded by the coding sequence GTGGCAGATTTAGTAACAAGTTTAAAAGAAAGAGCAAAAAAACTCGGTAAAACTATAATTTTACCTGAAACAGAAGATGAAAGAGTACTTAGAGCGGCTGAAAAAGTGATAGCTGAAAAAATAGCAAAAGTGGCATTAGTGGGAAATGAAGAAAAATTGAAAGAAGAAGCTCGAAAATTGGGGGTTTCTTTAGAAGGAGCAATCATATACGATCCTCAAAACTGTGCAACAATAGATGATATGGCTGAAATGCTGAGAAAAAGAAGAGAAAAAAAAGGAATGACTTTTGAAACTGCGAAAGCGACATTACTGTCCGATCCGAGATTTTTTGCAGCGATGCTTGTTCATCAAGGAAGAGTTGACGGAATGGTTGCAGGTTCAAGTTCTCCTACAGCTCAAGTATTAAGAGCGGCAATCTTGGTTATAGGGCCTAAGGAAGGACTTAAAACAGTATCAAGTTCCTTTGTTATGATAACTAAAACTCCTGAATTTGGAGATAACGGAGTATTTATATATGCCGATGGAGGAGTTATACCGAACCCTACAGCTCTCCAATTAGCTGATATAGCAGTTTCAAGTGCCGAAAAAGCTAAGCTTACTGCAGGAATAAAAGAGCCTAAAGTGGCATTTCTTTCATTTTCTACAAAAGGAAGTGCTGATGGAGAATCAGTTACAAAAGTAAGAGAGGCAATAAGTATATTGAAAGAAAGAAATGTAGATTTTGAATTTGATGGAGAGCTTCAGCTGGATGCTGCAATAGTACCTGAAGTGGCAAAATCCAAAGCTCCCGATTCAAAAGTGGCAGGACATGCAAATGTTCTTATTTTCCCTGACCTGAATTCAGGAAATATAGGGTATAAATTGACACAGAGACTGGCAGGAGCAAAGGCATTAGGGCCTTTGATTCAAGGGCTTGCAAGTCCGGTACATGATCTGTCCAGAGGATGCAGTGTGGATGATATAGTTGAAGTAGTTGCAATTACTGCAGTAGAATCTGAATAA
- the der gene encoding ribosome biogenesis GTPase Der, translating to MKQVVAIVGRPNVGKSTLFNKLVGDRLSIVKDEPGVTRDRLYRETEWAGKNFILVDTGGLEPKTEDFMMKKIKDQAQVAIDEADVVIFLVDGKTGITGLDEDIANILRKKDKKVVVAVNKIDNYMKEQENIFEFYTLGFEEVIGISGEHKVNLGDLLDAVIGKFDDRKERETEEGLKIAILGRPNAGKSSLVNKLLNEERSIVSDVAGTTRDALDSTLKYNGEKYTLIDTAGIRRKSKIEDSIEYYSVLRAMKSIKRADVCVLMLDATEMLTEQDKRVAGLIYEEKKPIIIVINKWDLIEKDNNSVKEFTELVKADLAFLSYAPIITVSALTGKRTVNVLEQAKFINEEYHKKITTGLLNQILSEMIAQNPVPTRKGRAVKINYGTQIGQAPPKFVFFSNNPELIHFSYQRYIENKLREYFGFEGCPIEIVFNKKNEMY from the coding sequence ATGAAACAGGTGGTAGCAATAGTGGGAAGACCTAATGTGGGGAAATCTACACTATTTAATAAACTGGTAGGAGACAGGCTTTCAATAGTAAAAGATGAACCGGGAGTTACAAGAGATAGACTTTATCGTGAAACAGAATGGGCGGGAAAGAATTTTATACTAGTCGATACAGGGGGACTTGAACCGAAAACGGAAGACTTTATGATGAAAAAAATAAAGGATCAGGCACAAGTTGCTATCGATGAAGCAGATGTAGTGATTTTTCTTGTTGATGGGAAAACAGGAATAACGGGTCTTGATGAGGACATAGCAAACATACTCAGAAAAAAAGATAAAAAAGTTGTAGTAGCAGTGAATAAAATAGATAATTATATGAAGGAACAGGAAAATATATTTGAATTTTATACTTTAGGATTTGAAGAAGTAATAGGAATTTCAGGGGAGCATAAAGTGAATTTGGGAGATTTACTGGATGCAGTTATAGGAAAGTTTGATGACAGAAAAGAAAGAGAAACTGAAGAAGGACTGAAAATAGCCATATTAGGAAGACCTAATGCAGGTAAGTCATCCCTTGTAAATAAATTATTGAATGAAGAGAGATCCATTGTAAGTGATGTAGCAGGAACAACGAGAGATGCTCTGGATTCTACTTTAAAATATAATGGAGAAAAATATACATTAATAGATACTGCAGGAATCAGAAGAAAATCTAAAATAGAGGACTCTATTGAATATTACAGTGTGCTAAGAGCTATGAAATCCATAAAAAGAGCTGACGTATGTGTACTTATGCTTGATGCTACGGAAATGCTTACAGAACAGGATAAAAGAGTGGCAGGTCTCATATATGAAGAGAAGAAGCCGATTATAATAGTTATAAATAAATGGGATTTAATAGAAAAAGACAATAACAGTGTAAAAGAATTTACTGAACTTGTAAAAGCGGATTTAGCATTCTTGAGTTATGCTCCGATAATTACCGTGTCGGCACTGACAGGAAAAAGGACTGTAAATGTATTGGAACAGGCTAAATTTATAAATGAAGAGTATCATAAGAAAATTACTACAGGTCTGTTGAATCAGATTTTATCAGAAATGATAGCTCAAAATCCTGTTCCTACGCGAAAAGGGAGAGCGGTAAAAATAAATTACGGAACACAGATAGGGCAGGCTCCTCCTAAGTTTGTATTTTTTTCAAATAATCCGGAATTAATACATTTTTCATACCAGAGATATATTGAGAATAAATTAAGAGAGTATTTTGGATTTGAAGGTTGTCCAATTGAAATAGTATTTAATAAAAAAAATGAAATGTACTAA
- the tsaB gene encoding tRNA (adenosine(37)-N6)-threonylcarbamoyltransferase complex dimerization subunit type 1 TsaB: MLIFSITTATKTASVSLCSENRILGEIRVEVAKTHSTTILEQIDRLFEWTGKKIKEVDKVTVSSGPGSFTGVRIAISVVKGLFYGKDVEIYEVNELDALAHQACSVIDNISEKEDSGIKIYSMIDSGKEKIYYSVYEIEEKGNLKKIKDYKADKLQNIIENIGNKDTVFLTGGGAFNYKEKIVEISEGKVKFLNDRNIGISSLTFAEMFLKGKLKRTDIFGLKPYYLEKSQAERDKK, from the coding sequence ATGTTGATTTTTTCAATAACAACAGCAACTAAAACAGCTTCTGTTTCTTTATGTAGTGAAAACAGGATTTTAGGAGAAATAAGAGTGGAAGTTGCAAAAACTCATTCTACGACAATTCTTGAGCAGATAGACAGACTGTTTGAATGGACAGGAAAAAAAATAAAAGAAGTGGACAAAGTAACAGTTTCTTCAGGTCCCGGCTCGTTTACAGGAGTGAGAATAGCTATATCGGTAGTGAAAGGACTTTTTTACGGCAAAGATGTTGAAATTTATGAAGTTAATGAGTTGGATGCTCTGGCGCATCAGGCTTGTTCGGTTATTGATAATATTTCGGAAAAAGAGGATTCAGGAATAAAAATATATTCAATGATTGATTCGGGAAAAGAAAAAATATATTATTCAGTCTATGAAATTGAAGAAAAAGGAAATTTGAAAAAAATAAAAGACTATAAAGCGGATAAGCTGCAAAATATAATAGAAAATATAGGAAATAAAGATACTGTATTTTTAACAGGAGGAGGAGCCTTTAATTATAAGGAGAAAATTGTTGAAATATCAGAAGGAAAAGTGAAATTTTTGAATGACAGAAATATTGGAATAAGTTCTTTGACTTTTGCTGAAATGTTTTTAAAAGGAAAATTGAAACGGACTGATATTTTTGGGCTGAAACCTTATTATTTGGAAAAATCCCAAGCTGAAAGAGATAAAAAATAA
- a CDS encoding MarR family winged helix-turn-helix transcriptional regulator codes for MKNCSKGEMQINDCLYFTISRLFRVVNKIAEESFSKMDICPTHGFLMVLLEEEEEGLSVNRISEALTIAPSTVTRFVDKLVSKGYVERIKSGKQSFTKITSEGLKVMPEVYKSWGDIFSKIEKTADNKEYLLETGKKIREFTDLMEENQKYL; via the coding sequence ATGAAAAATTGCAGCAAAGGAGAAATGCAGATAAACGACTGTCTTTATTTTACCATATCAAGATTGTTCAGAGTAGTGAATAAAATAGCAGAAGAATCTTTCAGCAAAATGGATATCTGTCCTACCCACGGATTTTTGATGGTTCTGCTTGAAGAAGAAGAAGAAGGACTATCGGTAAATAGAATATCCGAAGCTCTAACTATTGCTCCTTCAACAGTTACAAGATTTGTTGATAAACTGGTTTCAAAAGGTTATGTGGAAAGAATAAAATCAGGAAAACAGTCATTTACAAAAATAACCAGCGAAGGATTAAAAGTTATGCCTGAAGTTTATAAGTCATGGGGAGATATATTCAGTAAGATTGAAAAAACTGCGGATAACAAAGAATATCTTTTGGAGACAGGTAAAAAAATTAGGGAGTTTACTGATTTAATGGAGGAAAATCAGAAGTATCTGTAA
- the rfaE2 gene encoding D-glycero-beta-D-manno-heptose 1-phosphate adenylyltransferase: MVKNKGKFKENLLTQKEMKEKILDLKREGKKTVFTNGVFDILHIGHLTYLEEAKELGDVLIIGVNSDASVKVNKGDKRPINNEKNRAEMLLGLKFVDYTVIFDEKTPEKLLELLKPDIHVKGGDYEKKDLPETEIVEKNGGEVRILSFVDNNSTTGIINKIIKVYSSKK; encoded by the coding sequence ATGGTTAAAAATAAAGGTAAGTTTAAAGAGAATTTACTGACTCAAAAAGAAATGAAAGAAAAAATTCTGGATCTGAAAAGAGAAGGGAAAAAAACAGTTTTCACGAATGGAGTTTTTGATATACTTCATATAGGACATTTGACATATCTTGAAGAAGCGAAAGAGTTGGGAGATGTTTTAATAATAGGTGTGAATAGTGATGCTTCTGTAAAAGTGAATAAAGGTGATAAACGTCCTATAAATAATGAAAAAAACAGAGCTGAAATGCTGCTTGGTCTGAAATTTGTAGATTATACCGTTATTTTTGATGAAAAAACTCCGGAAAAACTGTTGGAATTGTTAAAGCCTGATATTCACGTAAAAGGCGGAGATTATGAAAAAAAAGATTTGCCTGAAACGGAAATTGTGGAAAAAAACGGTGGAGAAGTAAGAATACTTTCCTTTGTAGATAATAACTCTACAACAGGGATTATAAATAAAATAATTAAGGTGTATTCATCAAAAAAATAG
- the ftsY gene encoding signal recognition particle-docking protein FtsY, which translates to MALKNLFKFGKKDKEIENNRITEENENLKEEITSEIKDNNQSNGEKYNQNSDIETMKPLKERLAAPKKSFFGKLKQMLLGKTIDDELYEELEELLIQSDIGMNMTMKLVEELEKNVEKKKLKTSENVYDELKEILKEKLIYNNTVENSAELNLKDGELNIILVVGVNGVGKTTSIGKIANKLKNEGKKVIIGAGDTFRAAAVEQIEEWGKRTGIEVVKQTHGSDPAAVIFDTVSTAKNRGFDVAIIDTAGRLHNKIDLMKELEKINKIIKQQSGLEEFETLLVIDSTTGQNGLEQAKIFNEIVNLTGIILTKFDGTAKGGIIFPISEELKKPIKFIGVGEGINDLRKFDTGEFVKAMFE; encoded by the coding sequence ATGGCTTTAAAAAATTTATTTAAATTCGGAAAAAAAGATAAAGAAATCGAAAATAATCGAATAACAGAAGAAAATGAAAATCTGAAAGAAGAAATTACATCGGAAATTAAAGATAATAATCAAAGTAATGGAGAAAAATATAATCAAAATTCTGATATTGAAACGATGAAACCTTTAAAAGAAAGACTTGCAGCACCGAAAAAAAGTTTTTTCGGGAAACTGAAACAGATGCTCTTAGGTAAAACAATCGATGATGAGCTGTATGAAGAGCTTGAGGAGCTTTTAATACAGTCGGACATAGGAATGAACATGACTATGAAGTTGGTAGAAGAGCTTGAAAAAAATGTAGAAAAAAAGAAATTGAAAACATCGGAAAATGTTTATGATGAACTTAAGGAAATACTTAAAGAAAAACTTATATATAACAATACTGTTGAAAATAGTGCCGAGTTAAATCTGAAAGATGGAGAACTGAATATTATACTTGTTGTCGGAGTAAATGGGGTAGGAAAAACCACTTCCATAGGAAAAATAGCAAATAAGCTTAAAAATGAAGGGAAGAAAGTAATAATAGGTGCAGGAGATACATTCAGAGCCGCAGCTGTTGAACAGATAGAAGAATGGGGCAAAAGAACAGGTATAGAAGTTGTAAAACAGACACATGGAAGTGATCCTGCCGCGGTTATTTTTGATACTGTAAGTACAGCAAAAAACAGAGGTTTTGATGTTGCAATAATTGATACTGCAGGAAGGCTTCATAACAAAATTGATTTAATGAAAGAGCTTGAAAAAATAAATAAAATAATAAAACAGCAGTCAGGTCTTGAAGAATTTGAAACTTTACTGGTAATAGACAGCACAACAGGACAAAATGGTCTGGAACAGGCGAAAATATTTAATGAAATAGTCAATTTAACAGGAATAATACTTACAAAATTTGATGGAACGGCTAAAGGAGGAATAATATTTCCGATTTCTGAAGAGCTTAAAAAACCTATCAAATTTATAGGAGTAGGTGAAGGGATAAATGATTTGAGAAAGTTTGATACGGGAGAATTTGTCAAAGCAATGTTTGAATAA
- a CDS encoding heavy metal translocating P-type ATPase: protein MNRKNQIILKVEGLNCANCAAKIERKINEIKQIKEAHVDFMGEKILLETDEKNCTFLVNSVQKIADSVEEGVKIFLPEKHIGSEHSHIHNHSHLDETKKLIIMLALGSLVYILASFLRLSPENFNLDIRLSIRTHLFLISYLIIGGEVLVKAFKNIRKGQIFDENFLMSIATIGAFIIGEYHEAVAVMFFYQVGELFQGMAVKKSRNSIASLMDIRADYANLKKGEKIEKVLSQKVEVNDLIIVKPGEKVPLDGVIIEGNSVFDTSALTGESLPSEKYEGDEILSGYINKTGLVTVKVMKVFSESTASKILDLIQNASSKKSKTENFITKFAKYYTPIVVGVALIVAVVPTLILESTTFYEWFYRALIFLVLSCPCALVISIPLGFFGGIGGASKHGILVKGGNYLEALNNVDTVIMDKTGTLTKGVFKVTEINVENSGLFTKEELLKYTAHAESFSTHPIAESIVRKYEENNTCIDRNIIKNYREISGYGIKADINGKKVIAGNIKLMNLENISIEKGLEAGTAVYVAIDGKYAGNILIADEIKEDSERAIEEMRSNGVKQIVMLTGDNRSIGEEIARQLNIDEVYTELLPNEKVEKLEYIFERKKDGGRVLFAGDGMNDAPVLARADIGVAMGGAGSDAAIEAADVVIMNDEPSKIVTAIKIAKKTRKVVWQNITFALGVKLITLLMGIAGFATIWEAIFADVGVALIAILNSARIIRTKED, encoded by the coding sequence ATGAACCGAAAAAATCAGATAATTTTAAAAGTGGAAGGTTTAAACTGTGCAAATTGTGCAGCTAAAATCGAAAGAAAAATAAACGAAATAAAACAGATAAAGGAAGCCCATGTAGATTTTATGGGAGAAAAGATATTACTTGAAACAGATGAGAAAAATTGCACATTTTTAGTAAATTCAGTACAGAAAATAGCTGACTCCGTAGAAGAAGGAGTTAAAATATTTTTACCTGAAAAACATATTGGTAGTGAGCATTCTCACATTCACAATCATAGTCATTTAGACGAAACTAAAAAATTAATTATAATGCTTGCATTAGGGTCATTAGTCTATATTTTAGCAAGTTTTTTGAGACTTTCTCCTGAAAATTTTAATCTGGATATACGTCTTTCAATAAGAACACATCTATTTTTAATAAGTTATCTTATAATAGGAGGAGAAGTTCTTGTAAAAGCTTTTAAAAATATAAGAAAAGGTCAGATATTCGACGAAAATTTTCTAATGTCAATTGCAACGATAGGTGCATTTATAATTGGAGAATATCATGAAGCAGTAGCTGTTATGTTTTTTTATCAGGTAGGAGAATTATTTCAAGGTATGGCAGTGAAAAAATCAAGAAATTCTATAGCATCTTTAATGGATATAAGAGCTGATTATGCAAATTTGAAAAAAGGTGAGAAAATAGAAAAAGTTCTTTCTCAAAAAGTGGAAGTAAATGATTTAATAATTGTAAAACCCGGAGAAAAAGTTCCTTTGGATGGGGTAATAATCGAGGGCAATTCAGTGTTTGACACTTCCGCACTTACAGGAGAGTCTTTACCGTCTGAAAAATATGAAGGAGATGAAATTTTAAGTGGATATATAAACAAGACGGGACTCGTCACAGTAAAAGTTATGAAAGTATTTTCAGAATCTACAGCTTCAAAAATATTGGATTTAATTCAGAATGCAAGCAGCAAAAAATCCAAAACGGAAAATTTTATTACAAAATTTGCAAAATATTATACTCCGATAGTTGTGGGAGTTGCTTTGATAGTCGCTGTAGTTCCCACTCTTATATTGGAAAGTACAACTTTTTATGAATGGTTTTACAGAGCATTGATATTTCTTGTGCTCTCATGTCCGTGTGCTTTGGTGATATCCATACCTTTAGGATTTTTCGGAGGGATAGGGGGAGCTTCCAAACATGGTATTCTTGTAAAAGGAGGGAATTATCTTGAAGCTTTGAATAATGTTGATACTGTGATAATGGATAAAACAGGCACACTTACAAAAGGTGTGTTTAAAGTTACTGAAATAAATGTTGAAAATAGTGGACTATTTACAAAAGAAGAATTATTGAAATATACGGCACATGCCGAAAGTTTTTCAACACATCCTATTGCAGAGTCGATTGTGAGAAAATACGAAGAAAATAATACATGCATAGATAGAAATATAATTAAAAATTATAGAGAAATATCGGGATATGGAATAAAAGCGGATATAAACGGGAAAAAAGTGATAGCGGGTAATATAAAGCTAATGAACCTTGAAAATATTTCGATAGAAAAAGGACTTGAAGCAGGTACAGCTGTGTACGTTGCTATTGACGGAAAATATGCGGGGAATATACTTATAGCTGATGAGATTAAAGAAGATTCCGAAAGAGCCATAGAAGAAATGAGAAGTAACGGTGTAAAACAAATTGTAATGCTTACGGGAGATAACAGATCTATAGGAGAAGAGATAGCAAGACAGTTGAATATTGATGAAGTTTATACAGAGCTTCTTCCAAATGAAAAAGTTGAGAAGCTGGAATACATATTTGAAAGAAAAAAAGATGGTGGAAGAGTTTTATTTGCAGGAGATGGAATGAATGATGCTCCTGTACTTGCGAGAGCTGATATAGGAGTAGCAATGGGAGGAGCTGGAAGTGATGCTGCCATTGAAGCGGCAGATGTTGTCATAATGAATGATGAGCCGTCAAAAATAGTGACAGCTATAAAAATAGCTAAAAAAACAAGAAAAGTAGTATGGCAAAATATAACATTTGCATTAGGAGTAAAACTGATAACGCTTTTAATGGGGATAGCCGGATTTGCTACAATATGGGAAGCTATATTTGCAGATGTGGGAGTTGCATTAATAGCAATTTTAAATTCGGCAAGAATTATAAGGACAAAAGAAGATTAA
- a CDS encoding AI-2E family transporter codes for MNFYNEEKFIKWKNILTLMVLTLLSVLLFFKVYVYFEKSIQIITGTIFPFILSFVIVYSLMPFIDMLSENFKMDRKISIFLVLSVFFVFFIYVILAFIPLIGSQLSSFIEFFLKNQEKFQRNLFSFLEHNNLNIRDSIINSKEIIFTNFLKVLNSSVSLLTGTFSLLFMTPIFTIMLIFSYDKIGEGVKKGLKKLNKEELIPLIRQIDEAIGKYIKVTVLDSIIVGICSYVIFLFLKMEYSSLFSIIIGAGNVIPFIGPFIGLIPIILYAATKSFKLVVTVIVLITILQTIEANIVKPWLTSKSVDIHPITTLLVVLIGGALFGIGGAFIAIPVYVVLKLSVIFYFDKLEKRGKIDKNKGI; via the coding sequence ATGAATTTTTATAATGAAGAAAAGTTTATAAAATGGAAAAATATACTGACTTTAATGGTACTGACATTGTTATCCGTGCTTTTGTTTTTTAAAGTATATGTCTACTTTGAAAAATCTATTCAGATAATAACAGGAACGATATTTCCTTTTATTTTATCTTTTGTAATAGTATATTCACTTATGCCGTTTATTGATATGTTAAGTGAGAATTTTAAAATGGATAGGAAAATTTCGATATTTCTTGTATTATCCGTGTTTTTTGTTTTTTTTATATATGTAATACTGGCATTCATACCGTTAATTGGGAGTCAACTGTCGAGTTTTATAGAATTTTTTCTGAAAAATCAGGAAAAGTTTCAAAGAAATCTTTTTTCTTTTTTGGAACATAACAATCTAAATATAAGAGACTCTATAATAAATTCAAAAGAAATCATTTTTACTAATTTTTTAAAAGTACTTAATTCCAGTGTTTCTCTTTTAACAGGAACATTCAGTTTGCTGTTTATGACTCCGATTTTCACTATAATGCTTATATTCAGTTATGATAAAATAGGTGAAGGTGTAAAAAAAGGTCTGAAAAAACTTAATAAAGAAGAACTGATTCCGTTAATAAGGCAAATAGATGAAGCTATAGGAAAATACATAAAAGTAACGGTGTTAGACAGTATAATTGTGGGGATATGCTCTTATGTTATATTTTTATTTCTGAAAATGGAATATAGTTCATTATTTTCAATAATAATAGGAGCAGGAAATGTAATACCCTTTATAGGACCTTTTATAGGACTTATTCCTATAATACTTTATGCGGCCACGAAATCGTTTAAGCTTGTTGTAACGGTTATCGTTCTTATAACAATATTGCAGACTATAGAAGCTAACATAGTAAAACCTTGGCTTACAAGTAAATCAGTAGATATCCATCCGATAACGACTCTTTTGGTTGTATTAATCGGAGGTGCATTGTTTGGTATTGGAGGTGCATTTATTGCAATTCCTGTATACGTGGTTTTGAAGTTGTCAGTTATCTTTTATTTTGATAAATTGGAAAAGAGAGGAAAAATTGACAAAAATAAAGGGATATGA